A portion of the Achromobacter sp. MFA1 R4 genome contains these proteins:
- a CDS encoding AsmA family protein, which translates to MTRTRKIAIGIVGGIALLVAVLVVVVATFDWNRAKPMINERASAALGRPFAINGDLSVRWERETGEGGWRSWVPWPRVVAHDITIANAPWAKAPHFATLKRGEFSLAPLPLLAQRVVIRRIQLTEPAADLERLEDGRANWVFTLPESGEPSPWVLDINEIGFDKGRVGFVDQMLKADLTVLVDPLGKPVPFADVAGKSFVPQDGSAPAPRDYVFGWKVDGKYKGLPTKGEGKVGGMLAMQDPRQPFPLQADVAIGGTRASVAGTLTDPVNLGALDLHLKLSGASMAQLYPLTGVTLPDTPPYSTDGHLVAKLQNPGGAVFEYRDFNGKVGDSDLRGDITFALGAPRPKLTGKLSSKLLRMADLGPLIGVPSGGGAAAASDKSADAPAKPKGGKVLPTQAFRTDRWRDMDADVSLDAARIVHASKLPLSDLSAHVVLQDGKLTLDPLRFGMAGGTMSATARLDGSGTPLTGRVDMRARRLQLKQLFPSAESMQKTLGELNGDLAISGAGNSVAALLGTATGDVKMLVNDGVISRSLMELAGLNVANYVVSKLFGDDEVQINCGAADLELKRGVMTPRVFVFDTENALISISGTANFKDETVDLDISPDSKGFRIFSLRSPLYVRGSFGSPDVGVHVAPLAARGAGMVALGVLLTPAAGLLALIAPSTTDENACGPLLEQMRKPPKAPAPAKGK; encoded by the coding sequence ATGACGCGAACAAGAAAAATAGCGATCGGGATTGTAGGGGGCATTGCCCTGTTGGTGGCGGTCTTGGTGGTCGTGGTCGCCACTTTTGATTGGAACCGCGCCAAGCCCATGATCAATGAGCGGGCCAGTGCCGCCCTCGGCCGGCCCTTTGCGATCAACGGCGACCTGAGCGTGCGCTGGGAGCGCGAAACGGGCGAAGGCGGCTGGCGGTCGTGGGTGCCCTGGCCGCGCGTGGTCGCCCACGACATTACGATCGCCAACGCGCCCTGGGCCAAGGCGCCGCATTTCGCCACGCTCAAGCGCGGCGAGTTCAGCCTGGCGCCCTTGCCGCTGCTCGCCCAGCGCGTGGTCATCCGCCGCATCCAGCTGACCGAGCCGGCCGCGGACCTGGAGCGGCTGGAAGACGGTCGCGCGAACTGGGTCTTTACCCTTCCCGAGTCGGGCGAGCCGTCGCCCTGGGTGCTGGACATCAACGAGATCGGCTTTGACAAAGGACGCGTCGGGTTCGTCGACCAGATGCTCAAAGCCGACCTGACCGTGCTGGTCGACCCGCTGGGCAAGCCCGTGCCGTTCGCCGACGTGGCCGGCAAGTCCTTCGTGCCGCAGGACGGATCGGCCCCGGCCCCGCGCGACTACGTGTTCGGCTGGAAGGTCGACGGCAAGTACAAGGGCCTGCCGACCAAGGGCGAGGGCAAGGTCGGCGGCATGCTGGCAATGCAGGATCCCCGGCAGCCATTCCCCTTGCAGGCCGACGTCGCCATCGGCGGCACGCGCGCGTCGGTCGCCGGCACGCTGACCGATCCCGTCAACCTGGGCGCGCTGGACCTGCACCTGAAACTGTCGGGCGCCTCCATGGCGCAGCTCTATCCGCTGACCGGCGTGACGCTGCCCGACACGCCGCCCTACAGCACCGATGGTCATCTCGTGGCCAAGCTGCAGAATCCGGGCGGCGCGGTGTTCGAGTACCGGGATTTCAACGGCAAGGTCGGCGACAGCGACCTGCGCGGGGACATCACTTTCGCGCTGGGTGCGCCGCGTCCCAAGCTGACCGGCAAGCTGTCCTCCAAGCTCCTGCGCATGGCCGACCTGGGGCCCCTGATCGGCGTGCCTTCGGGCGGGGGGGCGGCCGCCGCCTCGGACAAGTCCGCGGACGCGCCCGCCAAGCCCAAGGGCGGCAAGGTGCTGCCCACCCAGGCGTTTCGCACCGACCGCTGGCGCGACATGGATGCCGACGTCTCGCTGGACGCCGCGCGCATCGTCCACGCCAGCAAGCTGCCGCTGTCCGACCTGTCGGCGCACGTCGTGCTGCAGGATGGCAAGCTCACGCTCGATCCGCTGCGCTTCGGCATGGCGGGCGGAACCATGAGCGCCACGGCGCGACTCGACGGGTCCGGCACGCCCCTCACGGGCCGCGTCGATATGCGCGCGCGCCGCCTGCAGCTCAAGCAGCTCTTTCCGTCGGCCGAATCCATGCAGAAGACGCTGGGCGAACTGAACGGCGACCTGGCGATAAGCGGCGCCGGAAACTCCGTGGCCGCCTTGCTCGGCACCGCGACGGGCGACGTGAAAATGCTGGTCAACGATGGCGTGATCAGCCGCAGCCTGATGGAGCTGGCGGGCCTGAACGTGGCCAATTACGTCGTCTCCAAACTGTTCGGCGACGACGAAGTGCAGATCAACTGCGGCGCGGCCGACCTTGAACTCAAGCGTGGCGTGATGACCCCGCGCGTCTTCGTCTTCGATACCGAGAACGCGCTGATCAGCATTTCGGGCACGGCCAACTTCAAGGACGAGACGGTGGACCTGGACATCTCGCCAGACAGCAAGGGATTCCGCATCTTTTCGCTGCGCTCGCCGCTGTATGTGCGCGGGTCTTTCGGGTCGCCCGACGTGGGCGTGCACGTGGCGCCGCTCGCGGCGCGCGGCGCGGGCATGGTGGCGCTGGGGGTGTTGCTGACGCCCGCGGCCGGCCTGCTGGCGCTGATCGCGCCCAGCACCACGGACGAGAACGCCTGCGGCCCGCTGCTGGAGCAGATGCGCAAGCCGCCCAAGGCGCCCGCGCCCGCCAAGGGCAAGTAG
- a CDS encoding SDR family oxidoreductase, whose translation MQNLNGKVAFVTGGSRGIGAAIVRRLAADGADVAFTYVSASSAAPAQVLVQELAAQGRRARAIQADSADAAAVSHAVKEAIRELGPVDILVNNAGVFLAGAIGDASLDDYERTMDINVRAPFVAIQAAQASMLDGGRIINIGSCLAARAGRAGVALYAASKAALVGLTQGLARDLGPRGITVNIVHPGPIDTDMNPADGDRAADLVAVLSLPHYGEPRDIAGTVAFLAGPEGRYLTGASLAVDGGYAA comes from the coding sequence ATGCAGAACCTGAACGGAAAAGTGGCCTTCGTCACCGGCGGCAGCCGCGGCATCGGCGCCGCCATCGTGCGACGCCTCGCCGCCGACGGCGCGGACGTGGCCTTCACCTACGTCAGCGCTTCCTCCGCCGCGCCCGCGCAGGTGCTGGTGCAGGAACTGGCGGCGCAGGGCCGCCGCGCCAGGGCGATCCAGGCCGATTCCGCGGACGCCGCCGCGGTCAGCCACGCCGTAAAAGAGGCCATCCGCGAACTCGGCCCGGTCGACATCCTGGTCAACAACGCCGGCGTCTTCCTGGCCGGCGCCATCGGCGACGCCAGCCTGGACGACTACGAGCGCACAATGGACATCAACGTGCGCGCCCCGTTCGTCGCCATCCAGGCAGCGCAGGCGTCCATGCTCGACGGCGGACGCATCATCAACATCGGCAGTTGCCTGGCCGCCCGCGCAGGCCGCGCCGGCGTCGCGCTCTACGCCGCCAGCAAGGCCGCGCTGGTCGGCCTGACCCAGGGCCTGGCGCGCGACCTGGGCCCGCGCGGCATCACGGTAAACATCGTCCACCCCGGCCCCATCGACACCGACATGAACCCCGCCGACGGCGACCGCGCCGCGGACCTGGTGGCCGTGCTGTCCTTGCCCCACTACGGCGAACCCCGCGACATCGCCGGAACAGTGGCCTTCCTGGCCGGCCCCGAAGGCCGCTACCTCACCGGCGCCAGCCTCGCCGTGGACGGCGGCTACGCGGCGTGA
- a CDS encoding TetR/AcrR family transcriptional regulator has translation MAERGRPRNFDRDQALKKAMEVFWSKGYEGASLTDLTEAMGINSPSLYGAFGSKESLFREAVALYRETEGGSARRALLEAPTARDAMHAMLLASAERFTTPGLPPGCMIVLGAPAGCESHAGVGDFLGDNRREMQSRILARLSAGAAQGELPAGADLKGLAAFYTTVLHGMSIQARDGASRKTLQAVARQAMRAWDALAGDVTPPSGAPPGRARN, from the coding sequence ATGGCTGAACGTGGGCGCCCCCGGAACTTTGACCGTGACCAGGCTTTGAAGAAGGCCATGGAAGTTTTCTGGTCGAAGGGATATGAAGGAGCATCGCTGACCGATCTGACGGAAGCGATGGGCATCAATTCGCCCAGTCTTTATGGGGCGTTCGGGTCCAAGGAGAGCCTGTTCCGCGAAGCCGTCGCGCTCTACCGGGAAACCGAGGGAGGTTCCGCGCGGCGCGCGCTGCTCGAGGCCCCGACCGCGCGCGATGCCATGCACGCGATGCTGCTTGCGTCCGCCGAACGCTTCACGACGCCGGGCCTGCCGCCCGGCTGCATGATCGTGCTGGGCGCGCCCGCCGGCTGTGAAAGCCACGCCGGCGTGGGCGATTTTCTGGGGGACAACCGGCGCGAGATGCAGAGCCGCATCCTGGCGCGCCTGAGCGCGGGCGCCGCGCAAGGCGAACTGCCCGCCGGGGCCGACCTGAAGGGACTGGCGGCCTTTTACACGACGGTGCTGCACGGCATGTCCATCCAGGCCCGCGACGGCGCCAGCCGCAAAACGCTGCAGGCGGTGGCGCGGCAGGCGATGCGCGCCTGGGACGCACTGGCCGGCGACGTGACGCCCCCCTCCGGCGCTCCCCCGGGTCGCGCCCGCAACTGA
- a CDS encoding diguanylate cyclase, producing the protein MFRVDLRRLILWISLLSVIVVLAGGLHASYLVQRDLLLQNALEVNRVYAAKLAVTTDSLLSDIRRYLAYSADALADMESHPEQMTAETRRLEQQLGHFNSTFVASPQGKVLAVSTSYPQLLGHQLVSDAVREALAARQPTISEPFKASNGRWQILYTQPIFSRDYRYLGFIAGSLYLHEDNVLDRLLDRHFYRDGSFLYVIDRKGTLIYHPDRSQLGKTAPDSEVFAPARRGEAGGRRFVDAEGQEMVAGYAPVASTGWSIIAQRPVASTLQPLGDLLMATARNTLPLLLLAVALIWLLSRWIARPLGQMASIAKRMQDPDSADRIREVRSWYFEAAQLKRALSMGLASIHHKLTDLRRESTTDTLTGLLNRRGMDEALALVTAEGTPVAIVAVDVDHFKRINDRYGHAAGDRALQALAQVMRECSRGGDVLARTGGEEFVMLLPGASMTAAIAIAQRLRMRLASSEASPLPAPITISAGVAHHPEQGATLDAALQRADQALYYAKNHGRDGVCVADDAVPEGFRRVSAP; encoded by the coding sequence ATGTTCCGCGTTGACCTTCGGCGTCTCATCCTGTGGATCAGCCTGCTGTCGGTCATTGTGGTGCTGGCGGGCGGCCTGCACGCCAGTTACCTGGTGCAGCGCGACCTGTTGCTGCAGAACGCGCTTGAAGTGAACCGGGTGTACGCGGCCAAGCTTGCCGTCACCACCGACAGCCTGCTCAGCGACATCCGCCGCTATCTGGCGTACAGCGCCGACGCCCTGGCCGACATGGAAAGCCACCCCGAGCAGATGACCGCCGAGACACGGCGGCTCGAACAGCAGCTCGGCCACTTCAATTCCACCTTCGTCGCGTCGCCGCAAGGCAAGGTGCTGGCGGTGTCGACGTCCTACCCGCAACTGCTGGGGCATCAGCTCGTCAGCGATGCGGTCAGGGAGGCGCTGGCGGCCCGGCAGCCGACGATCAGCGAACCCTTCAAGGCGAGCAACGGCCGGTGGCAGATCCTCTACACCCAGCCGATCTTTTCGCGCGATTACCGGTATCTGGGATTCATTGCCGGTTCGCTCTACCTGCACGAGGACAACGTGCTGGACCGGCTGCTGGACCGGCACTTCTACCGCGACGGGTCGTTTCTCTACGTCATCGACCGCAAGGGCACGCTGATCTACCACCCCGATCGCAGCCAGCTTGGCAAGACCGCGCCCGACAGCGAGGTGTTCGCGCCCGCCCGGCGCGGAGAGGCCGGCGGACGGCGTTTTGTGGACGCCGAGGGGCAGGAGATGGTGGCGGGCTACGCACCCGTGGCCAGCACCGGCTGGAGCATCATCGCCCAGCGTCCCGTGGCCAGCACGCTGCAGCCGCTGGGCGACCTGCTGATGGCTACGGCGCGCAACACCTTGCCGCTGTTGCTGCTTGCCGTGGCGCTGATCTGGCTGCTGTCGCGCTGGATCGCGCGGCCGCTGGGCCAGATGGCCAGCATCGCCAAGCGCATGCAGGATCCGGATTCCGCCGACCGCATCCGCGAGGTCCGCTCATGGTATTTCGAGGCCGCGCAGCTCAAGCGCGCGCTGTCGATGGGGCTGGCGTCGATTCATCACAAGCTCACCGACCTGCGCCGCGAAAGCACGACCGATACGTTGACGGGGCTCTTGAACCGGCGCGGCATGGACGAGGCGCTTGCCCTGGTGACGGCCGAGGGTACGCCGGTGGCGATCGTGGCGGTGGACGTCGACCACTTCAAGCGCATCAACGACCGCTATGGCCACGCCGCGGGCGATCGGGCGCTGCAGGCGCTGGCGCAAGTCATGCGTGAGTGCTCGCGCGGCGGCGATGTGCTCGCGCGCACGGGGGGAGAGGAATTCGTCATGCTGCTGCCGGGCGCCAGCATGACGGCGGCCATCGCCATCGCGCAGCGGCTGCGCATGCGCCTGGCGTCCAGCGAGGCCTCGCCGCTGCCCGCCCCCATCACCATTTCGGCGGGCGTGGCGCACCATCCGGAACAGGGCGCGACGCTGGACGCCGCTCTGCAGCGGGCGGATCAGGCGCTCTACTACGCCAAGAACCACGGGCGGGACGGGGTTTGCGTGGCGGACGATGCCGTGCCGGAAGGTTTCCGGCGGGTATCCGCTCCCTGA